The Heyndrickxia acidicola sequence GGTGCCATTGTGGCATAATGTATCCTCTCCTTCAATGAATATGAATGCAAATGTTCCCTCAAATACAGGCAAATTTTAAAAAGCAGATAACCCCTCTTTGGCCATAATTGTGGCAGTACCGCCAAATTCGTTTTGTGAAATATTGGGCAACTAGCTTTGCATGAACTAAAAGAGACCCCTCCCCCATATGTACTGCCCAGATAGAACTTATTCGCCGCCAAAACATCTTTTTAAAGCGGAAGACGGAAAGTTCTAGAAATTTCATCCTCTATTAATATGAACCTCAAATGACATTTTCATTCCAAATATGAAATGGGTCAGTTCCGCACTTCTGGATATTTCTATAATCATAATGCCGTCCACTGTATGGATTCGTAGAGATTTACAAGCAGAGCATAAAGCAAAAACCCAAGAACATCTGCTTGGGCTTTTGGCTATCAGGATGTGATTATTCCTGGATATCAGGTTTTAATATTTGAGCTGCTTCAAGAACATCTCCTGGTTCCTTTTCAATTTCTTCAATTTCGACTGATCTTGTATGAGCAGTATGGCTCCATTCACGCTGGTTCTTTTTAATAAACCCAATAATGGTCACAGGTATCCATGATAAGCCAAAAAGATAAGAGAAAACAAACCAATGAAGTTTCTTGCCTTTCTTCTCCAGAAGCATAGCAACAATCGGTAAAGATAAGTAAGCAGCCACAAAAACACCATACACCCACCCGTTAAACAATAATGACCGGTCCATGATATCGCCTAACAGCCCATCCGCCTTATAAATTCCGGTAATAGAAAGGAAAGCGGTAATCATTAAAATGAGAGTAAGCACAGCTCTTGATGGCATAAGCAGATAGATAGCTGAATCAATCAGCATCAGCTTTCTTTTTTTAATCCCTTCCACTATCAAAGGGACCGTGTATTTCGTCATACAATCAAAATGGCCTTGCATCCATCGAATTCTCTGCTTAAAAGATTGTTTAAATCCAAGGGGTTTTTCGTCATATAATTTTGCATCGTGGGCCCAGGCTACTCTCTTGCCTGTTTTTAAGATATATCGCTGTGTAAATTCAAGATCTTCCGTCAGTGATGTCGCACCCCAGCCAATTTCCTTTAATACCTTTGTAGCGACCGTTACACCTGTACCGCCCAGCTGAGCAGTCAATCCAAGATATTCCCTGACAAGCTGATAAATTCTATTTGTAGACCAATAAGCAAAGGAATAAGATTTCGTTACCCATGTATCGGTAGGGTTCTTCGAATCTAAATAAGCTTGTATCACTTCATGGCCTTCCATAAGTTTAGAATTAATAATTTGTAAAAAGTCTTTTCCTACCAAATTATCCGCATCAAACATAGCCACGGCATCGTAAAAAATGCCCTTTTCTTCAAACTCCCAAAGTCTTTCAAACATCCATTCAAGGCCATGTCCCTTTCCCTTTTTTTCGGGTACATTCCTTTCCATGGCAGTCACGCCTGTCTTTCTTACTACGTCAGCCGTGCCATCTGTACAATTATCACATATAACATATACATCATAGAGATGCTTTGGATAGTTTAGATTCTTCAGGTTTTTACAAATCTGGCTTATCACTTTTTCCTCATTGTGAGCTGCCACCAGAACAGCAAATTTGTTCTTGGGTTCTTTTATCTCTGTTTTTTTAAACTTGCGCAGTCCTGCATAGCTCATTGCAGTTTGATACCCTACGAAGAATAAGGAGACAAGCTGGACTCCGAGCAGAAAGAAATACACACTATTCTGTATGGCTTCTGTCCATCCCGCTGTGAATATTCCATATATAAAAGTAAGGGCGAGACAAAATAGCAACAATAATAAAATC is a genomic window containing:
- a CDS encoding glycosyltransferase family 2 protein — protein: MILLLLLFCLALTFIYGIFTAGWTEAIQNSVYFFLLGVQLVSLFFVGYQTAMSYAGLRKFKKTEIKEPKNKFAVLVAAHNEEKVISQICKNLKNLNYPKHLYDVYVICDNCTDGTADVVRKTGVTAMERNVPEKKGKGHGLEWMFERLWEFEEKGIFYDAVAMFDADNLVGKDFLQIINSKLMEGHEVIQAYLDSKNPTDTWVTKSYSFAYWSTNRIYQLVREYLGLTAQLGGTGVTVATKVLKEIGWGATSLTEDLEFTQRYILKTGKRVAWAHDAKLYDEKPLGFKQSFKQRIRWMQGHFDCMTKYTVPLIVEGIKKRKLMLIDSAIYLLMPSRAVLTLILMITAFLSITGIYKADGLLGDIMDRSLLFNGWVYGVFVAAYLSLPIVAMLLEKKGKKLHWFVFSYLFGLSWIPVTIIGFIKKNQREWSHTAHTRSVEIEEIEKEPGDVLEAAQILKPDIQE